Sequence from the Helianthus annuus cultivar XRQ/B chromosome 13, HanXRQr2.0-SUNRISE, whole genome shotgun sequence genome:
GCGGTCGCAGTTGACTCGCCATCAGCCGGTTCCATAACATGTTTGGTTTTGCGAATCATCAGGGTTAAATAGTATTAGGGCGAAGCGATTTACTACCCATCCGAgccaccatgttgttattgtcctaTCGTTGCCCACATCAAGCCTAACTCCCCTTCCATGAGCACCACTACCGGTGTAATTGTTACAATCACGCGGGTTCCTCCCGTACCGTCATCGCTCTCTTAGTCGTGGTCGTTTTGAATTGTCAACGTCCAATACATGCCgaaggcaccttcatttccatacagtaggctactattacaagtacctggGTGTCACGAATACTGTTGCTCTAATGTTGGTGTTTTGGGGCCGAACGCCACGTTCTTTCACCACAATGTCCCTCTCTTCACACTTCGTGCCGAGTTCCAAGGTACTACTCGTTGTGTTGGAATTTACACATCCCACTCTAAGATCTGTTGTCATTGCTAAAGTCCAGATTGGTTTGTAATAGTTGACCCCCACGAGTCGCTGTCCAGTGTTAAAAACTTAGATTGAAGTCAGTTCGCTGGTGTTCGTTGCTGGTAATCGGGGTCGTCCAACTACTGAAGTCGGTAGGATACTACACTCATCCTTTTGTCAATCATTCCAGCAAGCGATTCGAATTATTCCCAGTGTGTTTcaagagtgttgcaaaagtgATCGCACTCCGAGGTTTAGAGCGTTAGTGTGTTGGGTCCAAACAAATGAAGATAAGTGAGGAAGGTAATAACCATTCATTCGACGCTaccacatccaactcagggacgttcgcacaagcacctagcattctacacagtttgctaggcGTTCTGATGAGTGTTCAGGCAATGTTTGTTAACATCGAGGTTCGTAAATGTTTGATGAGAAGTGAAAAGTTCGTGTTTCAAaaagtttgtgttcatgtaaGAGTCACTCACTGCTATGCCTCCTATAGGCTGTTGTGTGTCACATTAATCAAATAATAGAAGTGAAAAGCCGTGTATACAATATGGGGGTAAGGAtgcttggtacattccgtaccagcttgataggctgctaaagcctcagccacgcgggtgttgattaggtcggtcaactcagcctgagtcatggtgatgttgccacgtccgtgtcctcgtccactcatgtttctatagttgggaataaaccgatttaggaGTCGAAACGAGAtgggagtcaagtatcatactgatatttacgtactaccaagttcacacatagtagggcagaaccctcctcacgctcgataagtctcactgggacttgcatgcaccccgcgttattattaagtgtgcacccataataataaggcaatttgcatgcttatctcagtgcttcttagctcgcgctcaaagtttcccccgttaaaacaacacaacagatgatatcacaggtctatgactcgcatgagtcgatgtgtggggtcacgctatcaagtcactatggtgctaattgtttcagttcatatacgttgtgagtgtgtgactgttaaacaagtaatgtataagGTGAGAGAGaagcgaaccttgcaatctggagctgagtgtcatgatcgattttcgaagttgttcggttatagtctggttttataaaacgttttaaaacctagttcactataaccagtggctctgataccaactgtaacacccccaaaatttcacctgcggaaactccgcgaggcgtgtcacgcatcagagttcgagccaccaatcacattgaaccaatgataaatattaaaataagtcatgacactattttaccaaaataagttgccaacataatattaattctcaaaagttgtgtagcggaagcatgtaataagttgttcAGCAATTGTTCCGTAATAACGCTTACAACCAAtgtattaaatgtattttaatccgagagcctcgatccatgaccactccagcactcccagatagcaagcttcccaattccaagatacctaacgacctgcgagcatgtaacacgtgtatcagacaaagctggcgagttcacagttttagaaaatgtttattacccgttgtgtgaaaaaccgttcaataaccaatgcaagtaatattgttaatatctcatttccaaacacggacggctcctgaaatacatgactgcccttcccacgtactcctatctagtactgggccagactgggtcattagttcacctccgtcctctacaggcacggggtgagggtgccaaacctaagtagcgctactaactaatacccgatgagggacttacaaaagatgataggtgagaatattaaccaatatacccgttttttacccaaagacttatccccccatgggatacccactgactgtccccaaccactgggacgcatgctcgaatgtagtgaactcaccttggtttgctcggtagaattatttactcgtttcacaacagtgatttaccaagccctatgacagttacacataacaatcagttgcatacaagcacaacacgtatcatttcacatttagtcatcagctagtgtacacgaatacaatgTTAACACCCcaatatctttcggttcacacTTTCATTCGACACCTCAGTTATGTTTCGACACTATCTTTCGTTTCACATTTATCCTTCGACACATCAGTTATCAATCGGTTAACAGTTATGTTTcaacactatctttcggtcaacaacagttatgtttcgacaccAACAGTTATATTTCGATTCACAGTCATCCTTCGACACATTACCTATCTTTCGACAATGCCAGTTATCCTTCGACTACAATAGTTATCTTTCGGTtcaacaggtatctttcggtcaactgtTATCCTATTTTACCTCCTATCAATTAACACGTTTTCAGCCAATCCATCTAACATGCCATCGATTAAACAAGCACATTTCAAttgtttctcaagaaccctaatcgaaATCAACAGGAACAATATTCTCAAAACCTTGAATAAACATATAGACTTAACAACATGAAGCCGATTAACACCTATTCACATTACAGccgatacatatatatatatatatatatatatatatatatatattcgtgcGTCCGGTTCTAAGTTAAGATCATAACATCATCGATTCGTGATACTTAAATCGGTCAGCATATCAGTTTCATCAAAATATACAAACGCCACAACATCAATTACTCATGTATGTCTACGCACTTTAATCGGTTAGCATGCACAGATCCATATCCGATCATATATCCCGCTCGGATCACAATATTACACACAATTATGATTGTATAATTACTAACTTATCACATATATCATACACACGCTTAACCCAAGTGTCCTCAACCGTTTTGATCATGTCCATAGTCGGTTAATTTCATCATCAAATGGCACAAGTATTATTTCCAATCATGTTAACCTATTAGCACATGTTCACATAGAATCAATAGCAAATATTAAACAAACAGAGGTACACTAACCGGTGATGATGATGGCTTCAATTGAGGTTCTGTTAttgccgtcgcacacacacaAATGGGACTAGGGTTTTTAGAAGTTAACTTATCCCTCATGTATTCACGTATATAAAACAACAGACAGGATTGGGCCAAGCCCtttggaaagactgggccgaacgATATGATCGAAGGATCGAAGGGTCGAAGGATAGGCCTTAGATCGAAGGACCTAGAGTCGAAGGGTTAGATCCCTGTTCGAAGGATCTTATGTTTCGAAGTTGCACTCCAGTCGAAAGATCTCATCCTTCGGTCGAAAGGTATGGTTAAGTATAGGGTCGAAAGGTATGGTTAACGCGCTTAATAATAAGTTTGCAACGTAAACCCACTAATACAATACTCTTTTAAGACTCCAAGAATATGTAAATACAACAAAAAGAGTCGtggaataggataatactaaTCTCGGAAATTTGGGTTGTCACAGTTATAGTGGAGGTGGATGGTGATACGGTGGTTGCATGTGGTGGAAGAGGAGGTGGGGGTGGGGAAGGGCCCACAAGgctttattttaattaaattgtTTTAGTTAATGGTGGGGCCCATTAAATTCTAAATGTTTAATTAAAATTACATTTTagtgtttaatttttatttttttagtaagggtaattttgtaatttcAAACTcatttaactgagaaaactaaccctCATCCACACCAGGGACCATCCGAGAACGAATTTgcaaaacttggggactatagcCGTAATTTAAAAAAtgtagggactataggtgaaatttaggcaaaccacagggactatccgggcacttTTCTCTTAAGAAAATATATGTACAACTATACTTAGAACGGTGGAAGTTAAAACTTAGAAAAAACAATGATTACAAGCTAGTAAAAACTTCTTTGTAAACGACATTAGAAGTCATATTTGTTGGTTTTCCATCAGCGTTGAACATTAGTATTTTAACGCCTTCTCTGGTCTTGACCCATGAGCTGTCCTACCACGGGAAAGTAATAACGAAGCAATACCACTTGAAGCCACATTTAAAACTATTCCGTTTCTACATCAAACAGCTGAAGCCAAAGTCTTCCATAAGAAGGTTTTTCCAGTTCCACCGTAACCATAGACAAAAAAAGGCCTCCTTTACGGCCTACAACTGCTTCCATTATTTCATCAAAACCGCTCGTTGTTCATCTGTAAGAGATTGATGCAACCTGTTAAACTCAGCTTGTACTTCATCCACGTCATGTGACAGCTCTTCATTGATCAGACGATTAGTAGCATCACGTAAGGAATCGTCATCAGGGTACGTCATAGTGAGAAACCTTCGTAATGATGAACCATTGGAAATTAAATAGTTTTCAATTTTCAACAAAGTAAGGTTCTTAATCTGATATTCAGGAAGCACTAAACctaacaaataaaaaaattaacattattaattaaaaaatcgAAATGTACTGTGTGAAATAAAAAAGATAGATCAGAACCTGAAATATTTGTTTCTTTTTGATGTCTATAAACAATATCATCAGCTAAGTATTTCCACGTATTCTCCCAAACAAATTCTGGCCGTGAAAGAGTATTTGACAAAAGCAGGGTAGCAAATAACGCTCGGAGATACCCAACATGTCCTTCAAAACTTGCTTCTTTAATGGCCTCAACGTATTCATTGTCATCATCTAAGAGTCCCATCGCATAGCAAGCATCTCTAAAAGTCGGGAATAATTGGCCGTTAACTATACGTATCTCCTCAAATGATCTAGGCCCTTTAACTTTATTGAGTAGTATCCTCAAAAAATAAGGTTCGCCCAATGCAGGAGATACAGAATGAATCCGGCTAACACACCGGTACGACTTACGTACCTGCCAACATCTATCTTTAAGTATCCAAACAAATTTGGAAGGAAACTCAACATAAGTCAGCTTTCTAGCATCTTCATTTGTCTCGTTCAACTTCATCCATTGCACAAATATTGAAGAAGCAATAGAAGGCTTGCTTAAAACATTATCAATATCGTCATCCGCACCATACACAACATTCTGTTGGCTCGGCAAATGAAAGGGAAGCCTCATAACAGCAGGATACCTATAATGAACCTCATTAGAGAATATTCTCCAGGATGCCTCACACGCTGAAATATATCTACAATCATAATACTCCTTGATCTCGTCTTTTGGCTTTTCCTTAATGGTTGAATTTGTATCACCAGAAACTACCGCAGTAGCCATATCAGGGCCTTTGTTAATGTACTTGAATAAATATTTCACTGAACCGGCTTGATTACACCATTCAACATTAATGTGTGCCTGATATCTTTTCAAAAGTCTTTTGTTATAAGGAACAACATTTCTGTTGTCTAATCTAACACCAGATTTTATAACTGTATGACCTGAATCTCTTCTTCTGTATACAGGAATACCACTTGAATCAATAGTTGTATGTGGTGTGAATTTCTTCAGAAAGTTTTTTGAACATCTTTTATCAACCATGAAAGTAAGGctataaacgaacacgaacaacgccatgttcgtgttcgttcgttaaggaaattaacatgttcatgaactgttcacgaacgtatatcgaacataagtttatgttcatgttcgttcgttaaggaaagtcagttgttcatgaacagtttgtaaacactggtctcgaacacaaacgaacacaagcaaataaaaaagaacgcaaacgaacatttaacttgaaaataaaaaaataaaaatattcttATCCTTAAAtattggatataagtagttaaatacaaccatcaaa
This genomic interval carries:
- the LOC110901782 gene encoding uncharacterized protein LOC110901782 — its product is MALFVFVYSLTFMVDKRCSKNFLKKFTPHTTIDSSGIPVYRRRDSGHTVIKSGVRLDNRNVVPYNKRLLKRYQAHINVEWCNQAGSVKYLFKYINKGPDMATAVVSGDTNSTIKEKPKDEIKEYYDCRYISACEASWRIFSNEVHYRYPAVMRLPFHLPSQQNVVYGADDDIDNVLSKPSIASSIFVQWMKLNETNEDARKLTYVEFPSKFVWILKDRCWQVRKSYRCVSRIHSVSPALGEPYFLRILLNKVKGPRSFEEIRIVNGQLFPTFRDACYAMGLLDDDNEYVEAIKEASFEGHVGYLRALFATLLLSNTLSRPEFVWENTWKYLADDIVYRHQKETNISGLVLPEYQIKNLTLLKIENYLISNGSSLRRFLTMTYPDDDSLRDATNRLINEELSHDVDEVQAEFNRLHQSLTDEQRAVLMK